Proteins encoded together in one Deinococcus ruber window:
- a CDS encoding sugar transferase translates to MRILLITQWFDPEPTFKGLLFAQELRRQGHDVEVLTGFPNYPGGKVYPGYRVRAFQREVMDGIPVLRVPLYPSHDQSGAKRALNYLSFAASAAIGALFLKRPDVAYVYHPPATAALPALLLRLLKGVPFVYDIQDLWPDTLAATGMMERPAILNAVHRFMQVVYRNAAHVVVLSGGFQTRLIERGVPPEKITVIPNWTDEQQIQLTPPAPERLRDLGLQHTFNIVFAGTMGKAQALDIVLAAAEQLHVQRPEVRFVLVGGGIEVERLQKEARLRALENVLFLPRRPPSEIGELLQLADALLVHLKDDPLFAITIPSKTQAYLRAGKPILMGVRGDAAQMVEAARAGVAFEPEVVAALVQAVERLILLRADQRQTMGQSGQTYYWEELSLTRGTAAFVQIFSRVARLHRSGDSVKRAFDLVAAAAALVLLGVPMAMLALVVRRYLGLPVLFSQIRPGQNGQPFTMYKFRTMTDDRQPDGTLLPDSRRLTPLGRFLRSSSLDELPGLFNVLKGEMSLVGPRPLLMAYLPRYSAFQARRHEVRPGLTGWAQINGRNALSWEEKFNFDVWYVDHRSFLLDLKILLLTVMKVVRREGVSAVNHATMPEFLGTEKAQP, encoded by the coding sequence GTGCGAATCCTTCTGATCACTCAGTGGTTTGACCCTGAACCGACCTTCAAGGGCCTGCTGTTCGCCCAGGAGCTGCGGAGGCAGGGACATGACGTTGAAGTACTGACCGGCTTTCCCAACTACCCCGGCGGCAAGGTCTACCCTGGTTACCGAGTACGGGCTTTCCAGCGTGAAGTCATGGATGGTATTCCGGTGTTGCGGGTCCCCCTGTATCCCAGCCATGACCAGTCGGGCGCGAAGCGTGCGCTGAATTACCTGTCATTTGCCGCCAGTGCCGCTATCGGAGCGCTCTTCCTGAAGCGGCCCGACGTAGCCTACGTGTACCACCCGCCTGCGACGGCAGCCCTGCCCGCGCTGCTGCTGCGGCTGCTCAAGGGTGTCCCTTTCGTCTACGACATACAGGATCTGTGGCCCGACACCCTGGCTGCGACAGGTATGATGGAACGCCCCGCCATCCTGAACGCCGTGCACCGCTTCATGCAGGTGGTCTACCGCAACGCCGCTCATGTGGTGGTGCTTTCGGGAGGTTTTCAGACACGGCTGATCGAACGGGGCGTTCCACCTGAGAAGATCACCGTGATACCGAACTGGACGGACGAGCAACAGATTCAGTTGACCCCGCCTGCGCCAGAACGGCTCCGCGACCTCGGCTTGCAGCACACCTTCAACATCGTCTTTGCTGGAACGATGGGAAAAGCGCAGGCCCTTGACATCGTACTGGCCGCTGCTGAGCAGCTGCACGTCCAGCGCCCTGAAGTACGTTTCGTGCTGGTAGGCGGTGGAATCGAAGTGGAGCGGCTTCAGAAAGAAGCGCGGCTCAGGGCGCTGGAAAATGTGCTTTTCCTGCCACGCCGCCCACCCTCCGAGATCGGTGAACTGCTCCAGCTGGCTGACGCGCTGCTGGTGCATCTGAAAGACGATCCGCTGTTTGCCATTACCATTCCGTCCAAAACACAGGCGTATCTGAGGGCGGGCAAGCCCATTCTGATGGGTGTTCGTGGCGACGCGGCACAGATGGTTGAGGCGGCACGTGCCGGGGTAGCTTTCGAGCCGGAAGTGGTGGCAGCGTTGGTACAGGCTGTCGAGCGCCTGATCCTGCTGAGGGCCGATCAGCGGCAGACGATGGGGCAGTCAGGGCAAACCTATTACTGGGAAGAGTTGTCGCTGACGCGCGGAACTGCAGCATTTGTGCAGATTTTTTCGCGAGTCGCACGGCTGCACCGATCCGGTGACAGCGTGAAACGGGCCTTTGATCTGGTGGCTGCCGCTGCCGCTCTTGTGCTGCTAGGTGTGCCGATGGCCATGCTGGCCTTGGTGGTTCGGCGATACCTTGGCCTGCCGGTGCTGTTCAGCCAGATCCGGCCTGGTCAGAACGGGCAGCCCTTCACGATGTACAAGTTCCGTACCATGACGGATGACCGGCAGCCTGACGGTACGCTGCTCCCGGACAGCAGGCGCCTTACTCCGCTAGGTCGCTTCCTCAGGTCAAGCAGTCTGGATGAACTCCCTGGCCTCTTCAACGTGTTGAAAGGCGAGATGAGTCTGGTTGGCCCACGCCCACTGCTGATGGCATATTTGCCGCGTTATTCGGCGTTTCAGGCTCGGCGTCATGAAGTCAGACCTGGACTGACCGGTTGGGCGCAGATCAACGGCCGCAATGCCCTGTCGTGGGAGGAAAAGTTCAATTTTGACGTCTGGTACGTTGATCACCGAAGCTTCCTACTTGACTTGAAAATTCTGCTGTTGACCGTGATGAAGGTTGTTCGGCGAGAAGGTGTCAGTGCCGTGAATCATGCCACCATGCCTGAGTTTCTGGGAACGGAAAAAGCACAACCCTGA
- a CDS encoding acetyltransferase yields the protein MAIQKLAIVGTGGLARELHQLVEDINAVRESFDFLGWLDANTALHHTKVHDALVHGDIGWLADHPDVHVVVGIGAPALRRKVVERIKGLGHTKFATLIHPSAVIGNRIQMGEGVVICAGVVATTDLMIGNHVLINIVATVAHEDVVGDYVTIAPGANVSGNVTIGEGTDIGTNATIIQGIEIGSWSIVGAGAVVAKPLPANVTAVGAPAKPIKERAVNWHLE from the coding sequence ATGGCCATTCAGAAACTTGCCATTGTCGGAACCGGTGGTCTGGCACGGGAGCTTCACCAACTCGTTGAGGACATCAATGCAGTTCGGGAATCGTTTGATTTTCTGGGTTGGCTCGATGCAAATACCGCCCTCCATCACACGAAAGTACATGACGCCTTGGTTCACGGAGATATCGGTTGGCTTGCTGATCATCCTGATGTGCATGTCGTGGTTGGGATTGGTGCACCTGCTCTTCGCCGTAAGGTTGTCGAGAGAATTAAAGGACTTGGACACACGAAGTTCGCGACGCTGATCCACCCATCCGCTGTCATTGGTAACCGAATTCAGATGGGGGAAGGGGTGGTTATCTGTGCCGGCGTTGTTGCAACGACTGATCTAATGATCGGTAACCACGTCTTGATCAATATTGTCGCGACCGTGGCTCACGAGGATGTTGTAGGAGATTACGTCACCATTGCACCTGGCGCGAATGTCAGTGGAAATGTCACCATCGGTGAAGGTACGGATATCGGTACAAATGCGACAATCATTCAGGGAATTGAAATAGGGAGTTGGAGTATTGTTGGCGCTGGGGCGGTCGTTGCTAAACCTCTCCCTGCCAATGTTACAGCTGTCGGTGCTCCAGCCAAGCCGATTAAAGAACGAGCAGTCAATTGGCATCTTGAGTAA